Proteins co-encoded in one Coregonus clupeaformis isolate EN_2021a chromosome 17, ASM2061545v1, whole genome shotgun sequence genomic window:
- the LOC121543241 gene encoding DNA repair and recombination protein RAD54B-like isoform X2 has product MGLISELDYNKGRCFLDVHVEKEEPKISAPPPSRRPASKLLGGETDRGVAKPQEEGPCKPRHDPLAPGAFVMPRPSTNHQWAYNKAGLPLVDVVVDPYLTANLRPHQRDGLLFLYECVMGMRATCRYGAILTDEMSLGKTLQSVALTWTLLKQGPYGGKPVAKCVLVVAPGSLVQNWGAEFKKWLGRERISVYTVNQDHRVELFAASPLHSVLVISYEMLLRSLDVVQKLEFGLVICDEGYRLKNSSIKTSSALSGLSCTCRVILTGTPVQNDLQEFYAIIEFVNPGILGSSAAYRKVYEEPILRSRQPTYTEEERVLGEERAAELSRLTGLFILRRTQEIINRYLPPRLDWTVFCSPSPLQRELYQALLSHRVIRACLQGSTQTQTHTHLACITALKKLCNLPGLLYSTVQERSDGGSAEGSLYEGLRGVFPESYSSGGFSTADSGKLLVLSDLLTTIRHLSPNDRVVVVSNYTQTLDLLQSLCVHLGYTYCRLDGHTPTIQRQRLVDNFNSPHSAHFLFLLSSKARGVWLNLIGASHLVLYDIDWNPANDIQAMARVWRDGQKKTVHIYRLLTAGTIEERIFQRQVSKQGLSGTVVDLGKGAEHTSFSSNELRDLFSLTDTPCLTHDLLHCSCSMDGSAPEEEEDEEPASDRPCQLGRQGDRDGAGQKHLSMSELMQWRHFSGGTHTFRDAYLDHARNHISFAFQSTISHTTQ; this is encoded by the exons ATGGGACTCATATCAGAGCTGGACTACAATAAGGGCCGCTGTTTCCTTGATGTCCATGTGGAGAAGGAGGAGCCTAAGATATCAGCTCCTCCCCCCTCACGACGCCCAGCTTCCAAACTATTGGGCGGAGAGACTGATAGGGGAGTGGCCAAGCCTCAGGAGGAGGGGCCCTGTAAACCACGCCACGACCCTCTAGCACCAG GAGCCTTTGTCATGCCCCGGCCCTCAACCAATCACCAGTGGGCTTATAACAAGGCAGGCCTCCCACTGGTGGACGTGGTGGTTGACCCCTACTTGACTGCTAACCTCCGACCCCACCAGAGAGACGGCCTGCTGTTCCTCTACGAGTGTGTCATGGGGATGAG ggctaCATGTAGGTACGGTGCTATCCTGACAGATGAGATGAGTCTGGGTAAGACCCTCCAGAGTGTGGCATTGACGTGGACGCTGCTAAAGCAGGGCCCGTACGGCGGGAAGCCGGTTGCTAAGTGTGTGCTGGTGGTTGCCCCTGGCAGCCTAGTGCAGAACTGGGGGGCGGAGTTTAAGAAGTGGCTCGGCCGTGAGAGGATCAGCGTCTACACTGTTAACCAG GACCACAGGGTGGAGCTGTTTGCAGCTTCTCCTCTCCACAGTGTGTTAGTGATCAGCTATGAGATGCTGCTACGCTCTCTGGACGTG GTACAGAAGCTGGAGTTTGGGCTGGTGATCTGTGATGAGGGTTACAGGTTGAAGAACAGCAGCATCAAGACCTCCTCTGCCCTCAGTGGTCTCAGCTGTACATGCAGAGTTATtctgacag gtactcCTGTGCAGAATGACCTGCAGGAGTTCTATGCCATCATAGAGTTTGTGAACCCGGGCATTCTGGGGTCGTCTGCTGCCTACAGGAAGGTGTACGAGGAGCCAATCCTCCGCTCCCGACAGCCCACCTACACTGAG GAGGAGAGGGTTTTGGGGGAGGAGCGAGCGGCTGAGCTCTCTCGTCTGACTGGTCTGTTTATTCTGAGGCGGACCCAAGAGATCATCAACCGCTACCTGCCGCCTCGTCTTGATTGGACAGTGTTCTGTAGCCCCTCCCCCTTGCAGCGGGAGCTATACCAGGCTCTCCTCTCGCACCGTGTCATCCGAGCCTGTCTACAGGGGTcgacacagacacagactcacacacacctcGCCTGCATCACCGCCCTGAAAAAGCTCTGCAACCTCCCAGGACTGCTCTACTCCACTGTACAG GAGCGTTCTGACGGTGGCTCAGCAGAGGGTTCTCTGTATGAAGGGCTAAGAGGTGTCTTTCCAGAGTCTTACTCTTCTGGGGGCTTCAGTACAGCTGACTCAGGGAAACTACTGGTCCTGTCTGACCTACTGACCACTATACGCCACCTCAGCCCTAATgacag ggtggtggtggtgtctaACTACACTCAGACGTTAGACCTACTCCAGAGCCTGTGTGTCCACCTGGGCTACACCTACTGTCGCCTGGATGGCCACACCCCCACCATCCAGAGGCAGCGATTGGTCGACAACTTTAACAGTCCTCACTCCGCTCACTTTCTCTTCCTCCTGAGTTCTAAAGCCAGAGGGGTGTGGCTTAACCTGATTGGCGCCTCCCACCTGGTCCTGTACGACATCGACTGGAACCCTGCTAACGATATacag GCAATGGCGCGAGTGTGGAGAGACGGACAGAAGAAGACTGTTCACATCTACCGCCTGCTCACTGCAGGTACCATAGAGGAGCGTATCTTCCAGAGGCAGGTGTCCAAACAGGGGCTTTCTGGGACAGTGGTGGACCTGGGGAAAGGGGCAGAGCATACCAGCTTCTCCTCCAATGAGCTGCGAGATCTCTTCAGCCTGACGGACACACCCTGTCTCACTCACGACCTACTACACTGCAGCTGCAGTATGGATGGATCAgccccag aagaagaagaggatgaggagCCTGCGTCTGATAGGCCGTGCCAGCTGGGTCGTCAAGGTGACCGTGATGGGGCTGGGCAGAAGCATCTGAGCATGTCAGAACTGATGCAGTGGAGACACTTCTCAGGGGGGACACACACCTTCAGAGATGCTTACCTGGATCACGCACGAAACCACATCTCCTTCGCCTTCCAGTCCACCATCTCACACACCACTCAGTAA
- the LOC121543241 gene encoding DNA repair and recombination protein RAD54B-like isoform X1, translated as MSRALARVLGAADSKKNGSEPEDPSFTEQNTGDPADFRCSPQSPAGGSGSGPGSDSGGPRYFSVMWCKASGRKHKRWEGDAVLVTRGRTATLKDMEGKDIGKGSGYKVSELASLCEGEALMIGGKQVEVMGLISELDYNKGRCFLDVHVEKEEPKISAPPPSRRPASKLLGGETDRGVAKPQEEGPCKPRHDPLAPGAFVMPRPSTNHQWAYNKAGLPLVDVVVDPYLTANLRPHQRDGLLFLYECVMGMRATCRYGAILTDEMSLGKTLQSVALTWTLLKQGPYGGKPVAKCVLVVAPGSLVQNWGAEFKKWLGRERISVYTVNQDHRVELFAASPLHSVLVISYEMLLRSLDVVQKLEFGLVICDEGYRLKNSSIKTSSALSGLSCTCRVILTGTPVQNDLQEFYAIIEFVNPGILGSSAAYRKVYEEPILRSRQPTYTEEERVLGEERAAELSRLTGLFILRRTQEIINRYLPPRLDWTVFCSPSPLQRELYQALLSHRVIRACLQGSTQTQTHTHLACITALKKLCNLPGLLYSTVQERSDGGSAEGSLYEGLRGVFPESYSSGGFSTADSGKLLVLSDLLTTIRHLSPNDRVVVVSNYTQTLDLLQSLCVHLGYTYCRLDGHTPTIQRQRLVDNFNSPHSAHFLFLLSSKARGVWLNLIGASHLVLYDIDWNPANDIQAMARVWRDGQKKTVHIYRLLTAGTIEERIFQRQVSKQGLSGTVVDLGKGAEHTSFSSNELRDLFSLTDTPCLTHDLLHCSCSMDGSAPEEEEDEEPASDRPCQLGRQGDRDGAGQKHLSMSELMQWRHFSGGTHTFRDAYLDHARNHISFAFQSTISHTTQ; from the exons ATTTCAGATGTTCCCCACAGAGTCCGGCAGGAGGGTCAGGTAGCGGTCCTGGTTCTGATTCTGGTGGGCCGAGGTACTTCAGTGTGATGTGGTGTAAGGCCAGTGGGAGGAAACACAAGCGCTGGGAGGGAGATGCTGTCCTGGTGACACGAGGACGCACCGCCACTCTCAAAGACATGGAGGGCAAGGACATCGGcaagg gtagtgGGTATAAGGTGTCAGAGCTGGCATCGCTGTGTGAAGGAGAGGCGTTGATGATAGGGGGTAAACAGGTGGAGGTGATGGGACTCATATCAGAGCTGGACTACAATAAGGGCCGCTGTTTCCTTGATGTCCATGTGGAGAAGGAGGAGCCTAAGATATCAGCTCCTCCCCCCTCACGACGCCCAGCTTCCAAACTATTGGGCGGAGAGACTGATAGGGGAGTGGCCAAGCCTCAGGAGGAGGGGCCCTGTAAACCACGCCACGACCCTCTAGCACCAG GAGCCTTTGTCATGCCCCGGCCCTCAACCAATCACCAGTGGGCTTATAACAAGGCAGGCCTCCCACTGGTGGACGTGGTGGTTGACCCCTACTTGACTGCTAACCTCCGACCCCACCAGAGAGACGGCCTGCTGTTCCTCTACGAGTGTGTCATGGGGATGAG ggctaCATGTAGGTACGGTGCTATCCTGACAGATGAGATGAGTCTGGGTAAGACCCTCCAGAGTGTGGCATTGACGTGGACGCTGCTAAAGCAGGGCCCGTACGGCGGGAAGCCGGTTGCTAAGTGTGTGCTGGTGGTTGCCCCTGGCAGCCTAGTGCAGAACTGGGGGGCGGAGTTTAAGAAGTGGCTCGGCCGTGAGAGGATCAGCGTCTACACTGTTAACCAG GACCACAGGGTGGAGCTGTTTGCAGCTTCTCCTCTCCACAGTGTGTTAGTGATCAGCTATGAGATGCTGCTACGCTCTCTGGACGTG GTACAGAAGCTGGAGTTTGGGCTGGTGATCTGTGATGAGGGTTACAGGTTGAAGAACAGCAGCATCAAGACCTCCTCTGCCCTCAGTGGTCTCAGCTGTACATGCAGAGTTATtctgacag gtactcCTGTGCAGAATGACCTGCAGGAGTTCTATGCCATCATAGAGTTTGTGAACCCGGGCATTCTGGGGTCGTCTGCTGCCTACAGGAAGGTGTACGAGGAGCCAATCCTCCGCTCCCGACAGCCCACCTACACTGAG GAGGAGAGGGTTTTGGGGGAGGAGCGAGCGGCTGAGCTCTCTCGTCTGACTGGTCTGTTTATTCTGAGGCGGACCCAAGAGATCATCAACCGCTACCTGCCGCCTCGTCTTGATTGGACAGTGTTCTGTAGCCCCTCCCCCTTGCAGCGGGAGCTATACCAGGCTCTCCTCTCGCACCGTGTCATCCGAGCCTGTCTACAGGGGTcgacacagacacagactcacacacacctcGCCTGCATCACCGCCCTGAAAAAGCTCTGCAACCTCCCAGGACTGCTCTACTCCACTGTACAG GAGCGTTCTGACGGTGGCTCAGCAGAGGGTTCTCTGTATGAAGGGCTAAGAGGTGTCTTTCCAGAGTCTTACTCTTCTGGGGGCTTCAGTACAGCTGACTCAGGGAAACTACTGGTCCTGTCTGACCTACTGACCACTATACGCCACCTCAGCCCTAATgacag ggtggtggtggtgtctaACTACACTCAGACGTTAGACCTACTCCAGAGCCTGTGTGTCCACCTGGGCTACACCTACTGTCGCCTGGATGGCCACACCCCCACCATCCAGAGGCAGCGATTGGTCGACAACTTTAACAGTCCTCACTCCGCTCACTTTCTCTTCCTCCTGAGTTCTAAAGCCAGAGGGGTGTGGCTTAACCTGATTGGCGCCTCCCACCTGGTCCTGTACGACATCGACTGGAACCCTGCTAACGATATacag GCAATGGCGCGAGTGTGGAGAGACGGACAGAAGAAGACTGTTCACATCTACCGCCTGCTCACTGCAGGTACCATAGAGGAGCGTATCTTCCAGAGGCAGGTGTCCAAACAGGGGCTTTCTGGGACAGTGGTGGACCTGGGGAAAGGGGCAGAGCATACCAGCTTCTCCTCCAATGAGCTGCGAGATCTCTTCAGCCTGACGGACACACCCTGTCTCACTCACGACCTACTACACTGCAGCTGCAGTATGGATGGATCAgccccag aagaagaagaggatgaggagCCTGCGTCTGATAGGCCGTGCCAGCTGGGTCGTCAAGGTGACCGTGATGGGGCTGGGCAGAAGCATCTGAGCATGTCAGAACTGATGCAGTGGAGACACTTCTCAGGGGGGACACACACCTTCAGAGATGCTTACCTGGATCACGCACGAAACCACATCTCCTTCGCCTTCCAGTCCACCATCTCACACACCACTCAGTAA